The window ACGATCCGGATCCGGAATACACGATGGGTATTGTCGTGACTGACCCGAAGGGCATGGCCGATACGCTCTATCGTACCATTCGCGTGACGGACGAAAACGAAAAGCCTCTGTTCGACGTATGGCCTCTCGTTATTACTGAAAACGGCAAGGTGCCTGATACTCTTGGTCACGTGGAACACCCGAGCGATATAGACTCCTTGTCTAGGAATTCGGAGCTGTTTGATAACTATCCCAAGATGACTGGTGGCAATATTGATTTGTTTGATATTGTGCAGGATCCCAGCGATCTTATGAGAATCTTGCTTGTCACAGATAGCATTTTAGATTGTGAAAATGGTAAATATATCTGTGGACAGGATTCCGCATATTGGGTTATCTTGACATACGGTGACACAACTTTGAATACAGTTTATACTGATAAACGTGTTCCTGTCAAGTTGATTGATTTGAATGAAGAACCTGAAATCTTGACTGATACGCTTGGCGTCGATGAAAATTCTCCGAAGGGTACCGTTATCGATTCCATCAAGTGGTTTGATATTGACCGCTTCGATTCCGTGATGACCTTCAAGATTGCGAAGGATCCGACCGGCTGCTTCGAAATCAACAGCCATACCGGTGTCGTGAGCGTCAAGAGAGAAAAGTGCCCCGGTCTTGACTACGAAAAGAATCCGACGGTTAAGATTGATGTCGCTATCACTGACCTGGTGGATGTTCCGGACAGCTTGTACGACGATAACTGCAAGTGTCAGTTGATCTCTGCCAAGAATGGTCCGATTACCACCACGAAGACGATTGTGGTCAACATCCACGATGTTAACGAACCGCCTTCTATTTCGGATAAGACGATTGCCGTTCCGGAATCTACTACGGTTTGGACTGTTATCGATACGGTGAAGGCTACCGACCCGGATAAGAAGAAGGAATTCACCGACCTGACTTACACGATTGTGGACGGCGATTCCGCTGTGTTCATGATTGACCCGAAGAAGGGCATTGTGATCCTGAAGGATACTTTGGATTACGAATCCAAGAAGGAATACGTAATCTATGTTCAGGTGGATGACGGCGAGTTCTACGATACCGCAAAGATCAAGATCAACGTGACGAACGTGATCGAACAGTCCGAAGTGATTATCACCAAGTACGAAAATCCGGATACGCTTTGGAACTACCCGGATACGGTATATACGAACAAGAAGGATGGCGTGATTACCTGGCGTCAGGATGGCGAAATCGTGTCGGCTGATACGACGCTCAAGAAGGGTAAGAATGTCATCGTGATTACCTATAAGGACCCGTCTAAGGACTTGCCGGGTAAGGATACCGTGGTCATCATGTACAACGACGAAATTCCGCTCGTTGAAGTGACCGCGAACCCGACTCACGTCAAGGCCGAAAACGTGTTCACGATTGTTGAAAATACGGGCTCTGCCGATACCAACATTTATGTGAACAAGGAACGCGATTCCGTTTACGTCCACGTGAAGGATCCGGCTAACAAGCGCGATACTTCGTTCGCACTCGAAGTGAACCTTGAACCGGTGAAGGTGTCTGACGCAACGCTCAAGAAGATTAATTCGATTGCGGACAGCAAGATTATGCTCGACGAAACTCCGTCTGGTGGCGTAACCCGTACCGCTGTCAACAGTGATTCCGAAAAGCGCTCTTACGTGCAGCTTGTCGGTAGCGATACTGTGACCGTGTCTTACATGGTTACACTTGATGGCGAACCGATCAAGGTGCCGGTAATCAACTCCAAGGGCAAGGAAGAATCAGTTGAAGTCATTACGGTGACCTACAAGACCATGGTCGGCGACCAGGAAGTTGAAGTCTCTTACATCGCTGACGCCATGACTGGTGAAATCTATGCCAAGGGTCCGAACGGCGAACTCATGGTCCAGGGTGCTTCTTCGAAGAGCTCCAAGTCCGGCAAGGGCAAGGATTCCGAAAAGAACTCCAACGTGAGCGAAGGCATCTTCTCTGTGACGACGGTGAAGATCGACCAGCTGGGCAGCCCGATGGTTGTGTCTTACGCAATCGACGAGAAGGGTAACATGGTCAAGAACGCCGAAGGCGACATTGGCTACGCTGTGACCTACTCTTACAAGAACATCTATGGCAACATTGCAACCGAATCCGTGTTCATTGTGCTTGACCAGACTGTTCCGACTGTCGAAATCCTATCTCCGGTGATGTACTCCGTCGTTCGTTCGAACTTCGTAGACGTCAAGTGGACTGTGAACGGTATCGAACAGGATTCTCTGGTAATCCAGGGTCTTGAAAAGGGACCGAATATCATCGTGCGCTTCTACCGCGACAAGGCGGGTAACACTGCCTCTGATACGGTGTCTGTCATGATGAAGGATTCCAAGAGCGTCGCTATCGCTGTGGAACAGCCTGTCACCGAAATCGACAAGGATAAGGTCGAAGAATACTATTCTGTGAACCCGCCGAAGAAGGGCCAGACCTTCGCTGTAAGCGTCAAGAACCCCTCTACGGGCAAGGAAGTTGAAACCATGATCGGTGGCCATGTCAAGAACAAGGAAGGCAGTGGTGAAGAACCGTATCCGGGAATGGAAGAAGGTCAC is drawn from uncultured Fibrobacter sp. and contains these coding sequences:
- a CDS encoding cadherin repeat domain-containing protein, encoding MPNPPDTLCVAFCDDPPPSTGDTTKILTLSVKENSPTNYVVFDYWVVDEDVGVNHKDTLVATMKDRSNSGADSLFKIGMKKVNGEWRMILSVKDGSKLDYEKVKDTHHLTVYVKDPDDKTASMGDSLRRIVKIVDVNEAPTITGVTDFNKDIKETDKAKFTFYPKENMKNDEAIGIVIATDPDTINKNEFARLEYSVVDPNGDIPFAMKDSLLVVKDSSKMDYESSKTEYKFDVQVDNCEWEKSGSKYVKTDRCLDPVIKTVTVKIQNVNEPPIIVIDGPDDPDGEDDSNKNCIAFCDTTSRGVTPTDTLTVGVKENPENPNGTRKIVTPTGTVLFQYHVVDEDTGHVAGAKVTWFDVGSTIPSVSTKGSDLFKIDYKNSVITVTVNDEKLLDYEALRNASSRNDPDPEYTMGIVVTDPKGMADTLYRTIRVTDENEKPLFDVWPLVITENGKVPDTLGHVEHPSDIDSLSRNSELFDNYPKMTGGNIDLFDIVQDPSDLMRILLVTDSILDCENGKYICGQDSAYWVILTYGDTTLNTVYTDKRVPVKLIDLNEEPEILTDTLGVDENSPKGTVIDSIKWFDIDRFDSVMTFKIAKDPTGCFEINSHTGVVSVKREKCPGLDYEKNPTVKIDVAITDLVDVPDSLYDDNCKCQLISAKNGPITTTKTIVVNIHDVNEPPSISDKTIAVPESTTVWTVIDTVKATDPDKKKEFTDLTYTIVDGDSAVFMIDPKKGIVILKDTLDYESKKEYVIYVQVDDGEFYDTAKIKINVTNVIEQSEVIITKYENPDTLWNYPDTVYTNKKDGVITWRQDGEIVSADTTLKKGKNVIVITYKDPSKDLPGKDTVVIMYNDEIPLVEVTANPTHVKAENVFTIVENTGSADTNIYVNKERDSVYVHVKDPANKRDTSFALEVNLEPVKVSDATLKKINSIADSKIMLDETPSGGVTRTAVNSDSEKRSYVQLVGSDTVTVSYMVTLDGEPIKVPVINSKGKEESVEVITVTYKTMVGDQEVEVSYIADAMTGEIYAKGPNGELMVQGASSKSSKSGKGKDSEKNSNVSEGIFSVTTVKIDQLGSPMVVSYAIDEKGNMVKNAEGDIGYAVTYSYKNIYGNIATESVFIVLDQTVPTVEILSPVMYSVVRSNFVDVKWTVNGIEQDSLVIQGLEKGPNIIVRFYRDKAGNTASDTVSVMMKDSKSVAIAVEQPVTEIDKDKVEEYYSVNPPKKGQTFAVSVKNPSTGKEVETMIGGHVKNKEGSGEEPYPGMEEGHLGPTLALDIKLPVIVPKEGYGTVSGLATLDDLVVSDGMIPLEGVDADNATKISVEEYVEKFCEDGVKVPSDISQFNLYDSRLHAKIWVYTSLGGFVDYFNFKQDLNDPSFTDEAGVLKLYFEQKPDKHGFVKADNGKQYATGAYVYKVEATIRSKLRCTLPSADFDAKLYKETGDGFGRSAKRKGDVIKNKDELLKSFGYRRPQN